Below is a window of Streptomyces spongiicola DNA.
TGACGGTGGCGTACCAGCGCCGGGTGGAGAAGGAGGCGTGGGTGCCGTAGCGGTCGACGGCCGCGACGGCGATCACACCGGGGTAGGCCGCCGGGTAGGAGATGTGATCGCCCTTCTCGCCCCCGTTGCCCGCCGAGGCGACGACGACCGCGCCCTTGGCGAGGGCGTACTGGACGGCCGCGTCCTCACCTGCGTCCGGGTGCGCGGACTCGCTGTCGTCACCGAGGGAGAGGTTGATGACGTCGGCGCCGTTGTCGGCGGCCCAGCGGATGCCCAGGGCGAGCGCGGTGCCGCGCGTCTTGCGGGCCTTGGAACGGGCGGGGTCGGCGCCTTCGAGGATCACCCGCACGGGGAGGATCCTCGCCTCGGGGGCGATGCCGAGCACTCCTTCGTCCCGGCCGGGACCATGGCCGTGACCGGCGATGATCCCGGCCATCGCGGTGCCGTGGCGGGCCCAGGCGCGGTCGCCCCGCTCGGCCCCGAACCCGATGAGGTCCTTGGTGGGAAGGACGCTGCCCGCCAGGTCCGGATGTCTGTCGTCGACGCCGGTGTCGAGCACCGCGACGGTGATGCCCTCGCCCTTGGTCGTGCGCCACGCCTCCTCGGTGTGGAGGGTTTCCAGGGCCCACTGCCGGGCCCGGATGCCGTCGGCCTGCGCGGGTGCGGCGGAGACGAGCGAGAAGGCGACGGCCGCGGCGACGGCTCCCAGGAGCCGCCGGGGCCCGCCGGGTGTGCGGAGGTGTGCTGCCGTCATTCGGGGCGCTCCCGTGAGGTGGCGGACTCCCGCAGGGCGCGCTCGACGCGGTCCGCGATTCCCCTGGCCTCGTGGCCCAGGCCGGCCTGGGCGGCGGCGGAGGTGTCACCGGGCACCGTCGCCTCGGCGGCCGGCACGGGTTCGGCCACGGGGCGGCCGTCCGCGAACCCGGAGACGGCGAAGACCACGACGGGCGCGTCGGTGAGCACGCTGACGGTCCAGCTGGCCCGTTGGCGGTCCCCGAAGCCCGCCGCGACGGTGCCGGGCACCGGGTATGTACGGGGCATCAGGTCGGCCCGCTCGTCCAGGTCCTCCTGGGAGAACCTCCGGTACAGGTCGGTCATGGCGTCCCGGTCGGCCTCGGCCACGACCATGCCGACGGTCGTGACGCCGGAGGCGGTCGCGTCGGTGTAGGTGGCTCGCAGGACCCGCAGGCAGCCGACCGGCCGGAGCGCCTTGAGCAGCAGCGGGTCGAAGGCACCGGCGCAGGGGCCGTCGGGCGCGACCGCGACCCGGGTCCACACCCGGTCCGCACCACCCGGCCCCGCTCCTTCGCCGTTGATCGTGCGGGGGAAGAGCGTGTCGACGGGAACGCTGTGCCAGAGCGAGCGCACGTCTGCGTAGCGGGGTTGGGAGGCGGGTGACGCGGCCGGGTCGTCCACGAGCCAGCTTCCGGCGACCGCACCGCCGATCAGCCCGAGTCCGAGCACCAGGCAGACGAGGGCGCCCGCGGTTCTTGCGGAACGGCGCTCCCGGACGGGGCGCAGCCCGGTGGTGGTCGCGGTGGTCGTCCCGGGAAGGGCGCCGGGGTGGTGGGGACTGCCATGGGGGCCGTGATGGGGGCCGGCATGCGGCCGGTGCGGCGCATCGTCCGTCATCCAGGGCCACGGGCTGCCCGGGGTTCCCGTGGGACCGGCGCCGGAGCCGCCGCCCTGGGACCCCGGGATCCCCGGGGACCCGCGGGTCCCCGGGGCGAGCGGCGGAGCGGCGGAGGCGGGTGCCCTGGGCGCCGGAGGCGCGGGAGGCGTGGGAGGCGCGGGGCTCGGGCGGCGTCCCGGCGCGGTCGCCCACGGGCCGCAGTCAGGGGGGGGGCGGCGCGCAGGCGCAGGAGGGGGTGCGGCGGGCGCCGCGGGTACGGCGGGCGCCGCGGGTCCGGCGGGCGCCGCGGGTCCGGGGGCGCCGCGGTACGGCGGGGCGCCGCGGGTACGGCGGGTACGGCAGGCGCCGCAGGTCCGCGGGCGCGGCGGGCGCGGCGGGCAGGCCACCGACGCGCGGCGGTACGAGGGGGCGCGGGGGTATCTCCTCCGCGACGCGGGGTGCGGTCGCACCGGGGCGGCCGCGGTAGCCCGGTGGCGGCACGGACCGGCCCGGGGCGGACGGGGCATCTGAACGGGGAGCACCGGGTTCGGCGGTCCCGCCCGGGTGGGCGCCGGGGGGTGAAGGCGTACCCGACCGAGAAGGCGTACCCGACCGAGAAGGCGTACCCGACCGAGAAGGCGTACCCGACCGAGAAGGCGCGCCCGGAGGGGGAACCGTGCCCGGAGGGGGAACCGTGCCCGGGGCCGGCTGGGGACCCGAGACGGCGTGCGCGCCGGAAGACGGGTGTACGCCGGAACCGGAAGACGGGTGTACGCCGGAAGGCGGGTGCGGCCCCGGTGCGGGCGGCGGGCCGGGGCGCCTGGCCGGTCCGCCCGGTTGTGCGCCGCGAGGGGCGGGGGCGTCCGTACGCCCGCCGGCGGCCGGAGGAACGGAGGGCCGGGACGGCCGGCCCCTGGTAGCGCCCGGCAGCGCGCCGCGGGGGGCGGGAGCGATCGGGCCGTTCGCCGCGGCGGCCCGGGAGAGGGGCGGCCTCGGCGGCAGGGCCGGTGCCGCACCGGTCCCGCCGGTTCCGGAGCCGGACGGGTCGTGCCCGGCGCCGGGGGGCTCGCTCGCCGCGCGGGGCGGATGCATCGGGACCGCACGGCCCGCGGAGCTGTCCGGGCGGGCCCCCGGCCCAGGGGCGGAAGGGGTGTCAGCGGGCCCGGTGCGGGGGCGGGGGGCCGGAGGGGCGGAGACGGCACGCGGGTCCGGGGTGGAGTCCGTGATCGGGCGCAGACGGGCCGTCGTCTCGGCGGAGGTGGGCGCCTGGGCCGGCGGGGCGTGGGGCGGGCGGGACGGGACGCGTGGGCGCTGCGCCTCGGTGCTCATCCGCCCCCCGTTTCCCGGTGTCCGTACCGCCGCCGATCGCCTTTCGGAGCAGGCCCGTTCGTCGTCGCGGCCCCTCACTCTACGGGCTGGAGCACACCGGCAGGGCACGGGTCCGGCGCCCCGGGGGATCTGCGCAGAAGGTCCCACTACCCGCGGACCGACCGTTCTGGCAGGCTCTGCGCATGACTCCCCGTGCCGCTCTCAGGACCCGGTACGACCGGGCCACCGCACACCTCGACGCGCCCCTGGCCGTCGTGGACCTGGAGGCGTTCGACGCCAACGCGTCGGATCTGGTCAGGCGCGCGGGCGGGAAGCCGGTCCGGGTGGCCAGCAAGTCCGTGCGGTGCCGGGCGCTGCTGGAGCGGGTGCTCGCGATGGAAGGGTTCGCGGGGGTCATGTCCTACACCCTGGAGGAGTCGATCTGGCTCACCCGGGCGGGTTTCGGCGACGTGCTGCTGGCGTATCCGTCCGCCGACCGCGCCGGTTTCGCCGAACTGGCGGGCGACGCCAAGCTCGCCGCCGCCGTGACCGTCATGGTCGACGACCCGGCGCAGCTGGACCTGATAGACCGCGCCCGGCGCGGCGGCGCGGAGGAGATCCGGGTGTGCCTGGAGCTGGACACCTCCCTCCAACTGCTGGGCGGCCGGATCCGCTTCGGCGCTCGGCGCTCGCCGCTGCGCGCGCCCGAGGACCTGGCCGGACTCGCCCGCGCGACCGTCGCCCGCCCCGGCTTCCGGCTGGTGGGGCTGATGGCGTACGAGGGGCATGTCGCGGGAGTCGGTGACGCGGTACCCGGCAGTCCGCTGCGCTCGCGGACGGTCCGGCTGATGCAGTCCGCGGCCCGGCGCGAACTCGCACGGCGGCGGGCGGCCGTCGTGCGCGCGGTGCGGGCGGTGGCGCCGGACCTGGAGTTCGTGAACGGCGGTGGCACCGGCAGTGTGCAGCACACCGCCGCGGAGGACGCGGTCACGGAGATCGCCGCGGGCTCCGGGCTGTTCGTGCCGGGGCTCTTCGACAACTACACGTCGTTCAGCGGACGGCCCGCGGCACTGTTCGCCCAGCCGGTCGTACGGCGGCCGGGCGTCGGCGCGGTGACGGTGCTCGGCGGTGGCTACCCGGCCTCGGGCGCGGCCGGCCGGGACCGGCTGCCGGTGCCGTACCTGCCGGAAGGGCTGCGCTACGACCCGATGGAGGGACCGGGCGAGGTGCAGACGCCGCTGCTGGGGCCGGCGGCGGACGATCTGCTCATCGGCGACAAGGTGTGGTTCCGGCA
It encodes the following:
- the mycP gene encoding type VII secretion-associated serine protease mycosin, whose translation is MTAAHLRTPGGPRRLLGAVAAAVAFSLVSAAPAQADGIRARQWALETLHTEEAWRTTKGEGITVAVLDTGVDDRHPDLAGSVLPTKDLIGFGAERGDRAWARHGTAMAGIIAGHGHGPGRDEGVLGIAPEARILPVRVILEGADPARSKARKTRGTALALGIRWAADNGADVINLSLGDDSESAHPDAGEDAAVQYALAKGAVVVASAGNGGEKGDHISYPAAYPGVIAVAAVDRYGTHASFSTRRWYATVSAPGVDVVIADPDRRYYEGWGTSAASAFVSGAVALVRAAHPRLTPAQIKRLLAATARGGPKNGRDDSTGYGIVDPAAAIEQGGRPVRGDTDPETASGRGHRGQYFGSGPEGPPGQSRGGWLAPVTGGLGALLLVAAVVLWRGGRRA
- a CDS encoding amino acid deaminase/aldolase — its product is MTPRAALRTRYDRATAHLDAPLAVVDLEAFDANASDLVRRAGGKPVRVASKSVRCRALLERVLAMEGFAGVMSYTLEESIWLTRAGFGDVLLAYPSADRAGFAELAGDAKLAAAVTVMVDDPAQLDLIDRARRGGAEEIRVCLELDTSLQLLGGRIRFGARRSPLRAPEDLAGLARATVARPGFRLVGLMAYEGHVAGVGDAVPGSPLRSRTVRLMQSAARRELARRRAAVVRAVRAVAPDLEFVNGGGTGSVQHTAAEDAVTEIAAGSGLFVPGLFDNYTSFSGRPAALFAQPVVRRPGVGAVTVLGGGYPASGAAGRDRLPVPYLPEGLRYDPMEGPGEVQTPLLGPAADDLLIGDKVWFRHAKAGELCERFDSLHLVGDGRVTAVVPTYRGEGRTFL